The proteins below are encoded in one region of Methanosarcina barkeri 3:
- a CDS encoding FmdE family protein gives MDFDTAVQFHGHVCPGLSIGYRVATLAANRFKDRSKDEELVAIAENRSCAVDAIQAINGCTCGKGNLIFKDHGKHVYTYFKRGDNKALRISLKPNALPPDEKHTALFAKLRAGTASLEEKKEFQASHDAKSQRILEMPEEELFWVREVEAEPPEKAIIYPTLVCSKCGEGFMEPLGRIKNGKMVCIPCFEAEDE, from the coding sequence TTGGATTTCGATACTGCAGTACAGTTTCATGGGCACGTATGTCCAGGACTTTCTATCGGCTATAGAGTAGCAACGCTTGCTGCCAACCGCTTCAAAGATCGCAGCAAAGATGAAGAACTGGTCGCAATTGCAGAAAACAGGTCCTGTGCCGTAGATGCCATTCAGGCAATAAACGGATGCACCTGTGGGAAAGGGAATCTAATTTTCAAGGACCACGGAAAACATGTTTACACGTACTTCAAAAGAGGCGATAACAAAGCTCTGAGGATTTCCCTGAAACCCAATGCTCTCCCCCCTGACGAAAAGCATACTGCACTCTTCGCAAAATTAAGGGCAGGCACTGCAAGCCTTGAAGAGAAGAAAGAATTTCAGGCTTCCCATGACGCAAAAAGCCAAAGAATACTGGAAATGCCCGAAGAAGAGCTTTTTTGGGTAAGGGAAGTTGAAGCCGAGCCGCCGGAAAAAGCCATAATTTATCCTACCCTGGTCTGCAGCAAATGCGGGGAAGGTTTCATGGAACCTCTGGGTAGGATTAAAAACGGAAAGATGGTTTGCATTCCGTGTTTTGAGGCAGAAGATGAATGA
- the tsaA gene encoding tRNA (N6-threonylcarbamoyladenosine(37)-N6)-methyltransferase TrmO has product MNENPEVSERIEMVPVGYVENDYLEPVYNEEVYSKVSKIVLMQEFTDGLYRIEDFEKLYILFYFSKSKGYKLIHRRRYDGEISGIFASRSPYRPNGIGLTIVELLNVEDNVLHVRGLDAINGTPVLDIKPYIKETEQVDNETTD; this is encoded by the coding sequence ATGAATGAAAATCCTGAGGTTTCCGAAAGAATTGAAATGGTTCCTGTAGGCTACGTTGAAAATGACTATCTTGAGCCGGTATATAATGAAGAAGTATATAGTAAAGTTTCAAAAATAGTCCTCATGCAGGAGTTTACCGATGGGCTTTACAGAATTGAAGACTTTGAAAAACTGTACATCCTGTTTTACTTCAGCAAATCGAAAGGATACAAGCTCATCCACCGCCGTCGTTATGACGGAGAAATTTCCGGAATCTTTGCCAGCCGAAGCCCTTACCGCCCTAACGGGATAGGGCTTACCATTGTAGAGCTGCTTAACGTGGAGGATAATGTGCTTCATGTAAGAGGGCTTGATGCAATTAATGGAACACCCGTGCTTGATATTAAACCTTACATAAAAGAGACTGAACAAGTTGACAATGAAACAACGGACTGA
- a CDS encoding TetR/AcrR family transcriptional regulator, with the protein MKEQVKDKRAAILEAALKLFTERGFHGTSTAQISKEAGVATGTLFNYFPTKEDLINSLYFEVKGELSRNMGREIKAQSTFKDKLKKIWSNLVKWGVENQEEFLFVGQFCSSPYITKFTRDEVMKEYVFLHNLVDEGIKKGEIRDYSAELAIAMFYQGSRTVVNLILDSDSSLDKNKALEEGFEIIWRGLADK; encoded by the coding sequence ATGAAAGAACAAGTAAAAGATAAAAGAGCAGCCATTCTGGAAGCAGCCCTGAAACTCTTCACAGAAAGAGGCTTCCACGGTACATCCACTGCCCAAATTTCAAAAGAAGCAGGTGTAGCCACAGGTACGCTTTTTAACTATTTTCCTACAAAGGAAGATCTTATCAACAGCCTGTATTTTGAGGTAAAGGGAGAGTTAAGCCGCAATATGGGAAGAGAAATTAAGGCACAGAGTACCTTCAAAGATAAATTAAAAAAAATATGGTCAAATTTAGTCAAATGGGGAGTAGAAAATCAGGAAGAATTCCTTTTTGTCGGGCAGTTCTGCTCATCTCCCTATATCACAAAATTTACACGTGATGAAGTGATGAAAGAGTATGTCTTCCTCCATAATCTAGTGGACGAAGGAATAAAAAAGGGAGAGATCAGAGATTATTCTGCGGAACTTGCCATTGCAATGTTTTATCAGGGTAGCAGGACGGTAGTGAATCTCATCCTTGATTCAGACTCGTCACTGGATAAAAATAAGGCTTTAGAAGAGGGATTTGAAATTATTTGGAGGGGGCTGGCCGATAAATAA
- a CDS encoding cobaltochelatase subunit CobN, protein MRTAQSRLLVLCAVILLMLAQNVSADENHVNITFICYDGSALATAEQSNPYNSSINVTYISGYSDFSNVTFENQDVIFTYMLWSQFKDIGDDLESAHKNGTALIDISSAIDTTYINTSSYDHIFTGTKPYNSTEEKFFYNMGSRGILKKNTENFITYLAKTYGDKPELTKNWVYEDPVEFPEAAIYHPDARSSTNESQPDWFENTTDYLEWYSNSTNSNESRHIYDKSKPTIGIWFHASDYTGDNLEVIDALIRDLEGKGCNVIAGFDTFNDIHKFYFDENGEPLVQCVISLKSFRLNYDDPDKGVQELKDLDVPVLTGLVVTNPANSTDIADGNRGIPSEEVVYKTLLPSIDGIFEYIVVGIDNYDSEIGESNYEPLPSQIDWMANRSINWANLKLENNKDKKVAVIYYNYPSGKDNIVANYLNSTQSMFELLNAMNKSGYEVSGIPENSSKLMEMLQAQGINVGSWAPGVLNGMVENRTEWGLQLIPMDTYKEWFESEIPENLRSNVTSEWGEPWSEDLPQNKSVMIYENETGKYIVIPTVRFGNVWLMPQPARGTGQNNDTLYHSNVVPPTHQYIAFYLWLHHEFQPDALINMGTHGTHEWLPGSTYGMNRTSDWSPLLLQDTPNIYPYIVANVGEGITAEYRGNALIIDHLTPTLERGGLYGDLQNLSTNVEGYYDPGISSQTKAGYQKAIVNEIIALNLSVDLGIDNVTTLQNYNETEFGNFVKNSLHEYLEDIGNENIPYGMHILSHVPTTNKTDPESDELTGMVRAMLGGNFEENVTAAFYPESAYPLGIPLNDTKVTKLVWEVVTNNTSISKAQTAVYGKTNSTVTLDLEQGLDYKNRLLNCDVEIDRILSALSGGFIPPGSGLDPIMNPDAVPTGRNYYSINSKLYPSEATWEVGKSLAVQLIEDYYKEHGEYPKKVSFSRFGVEFIADHGTLEAEVLYLLGVKPVWDENGYVTGVEAIPEEELLPNYDTSKPGRPRIDVVYSTAGMRDAFPDKIKMIDSAVKLASSLPGVNYPNYVNQSSLTLYDSLIAAGYDNETATKLSTMRCFAVMDGTYEIGVSDAISASGTWENEEAIANVYLNKMGYAYGEDFWGIQCRQLLEGNLKSVEASVHSSSSNLYDSLDNDDLFQYFGGMNLATRYLSGKTPEMYISDTSDLDRAQMVGMQEYLSKDLRARYFNDKWIEGMQNSGYSGGSMMSDFVNNLFGWEVSDPELVDDTVWQDVYETYVNDPSMKEWFKKNNPNAYQSVTARMLEAVRHDYWKPSEDVVENLAKEYEESVAENGVSCCHHTCGNPLLHEFVSGTVSVPGYAEQIETATKAKNLETTEETQSSSGSHHDHNTGNATVVPKTSSSSNQTSQDSSGGYGTDTSKPEPEVKKSADTDYVEGYEMQKDSAEKPENNGVSFSGSDIFGILFVVVAAGGIYLGIRKK, encoded by the coding sequence ATGCGTACGGCACAAAGTAGATTATTGGTATTATGTGCAGTAATCCTTTTAATGCTAGCACAGAATGTATCGGCTGATGAAAACCATGTGAATATTACTTTTATCTGTTATGATGGAAGTGCTCTTGCGACAGCAGAGCAGTCCAATCCATACAACTCAAGTATTAATGTAACGTATATTTCTGGGTATTCTGATTTTAGCAATGTTACTTTTGAAAACCAGGATGTAATATTCACTTATATGCTCTGGTCTCAGTTCAAAGATATCGGGGACGATCTCGAAAGTGCCCACAAAAACGGGACTGCACTTATAGATATTTCTTCTGCAATAGATACAACATATATCAACACTTCAAGTTATGATCATATTTTTACCGGGACCAAACCATACAATTCTACAGAAGAGAAATTCTTCTACAATATGGGCTCCAGAGGAATCCTGAAGAAAAACACTGAAAATTTCATTACATATCTAGCAAAAACATATGGAGATAAACCTGAACTTACGAAAAACTGGGTTTATGAAGACCCTGTAGAATTCCCCGAAGCAGCAATTTACCATCCGGATGCCCGTTCTTCAACTAACGAATCTCAACCCGACTGGTTTGAAAACACAACTGACTACCTTGAATGGTACTCTAACTCAACTAACTCAAATGAATCACGACATATTTACGACAAAAGCAAGCCAACTATAGGGATATGGTTCCATGCTTCGGATTATACAGGTGACAACCTTGAGGTCATAGATGCACTCATCCGTGATCTGGAAGGAAAAGGCTGCAACGTAATTGCAGGTTTTGATACTTTCAATGATATTCATAAGTTTTACTTTGATGAGAATGGAGAGCCTCTTGTCCAGTGCGTAATTTCTCTTAAAAGCTTCCGTTTGAATTATGATGATCCTGATAAAGGTGTACAGGAGCTTAAAGACCTTGATGTTCCCGTGCTTACCGGACTGGTTGTTACAAATCCTGCAAACTCTACCGACATAGCTGACGGTAATAGAGGTATCCCAAGTGAGGAGGTTGTATACAAGACTCTACTTCCGAGCATTGATGGAATTTTCGAGTATATTGTTGTCGGAATTGATAATTACGATTCCGAAATCGGTGAAAGCAACTATGAACCTCTTCCCTCCCAGATTGACTGGATGGCAAACAGGTCAATTAACTGGGCGAACCTGAAGTTAGAGAATAATAAGGATAAGAAAGTCGCTGTCATCTATTACAATTACCCTTCAGGGAAAGACAACATCGTAGCAAATTATCTTAATTCCACCCAGAGCATGTTTGAACTCCTCAATGCAATGAATAAAAGTGGCTATGAGGTCTCCGGAATTCCGGAAAACAGCAGTAAGCTCATGGAAATGCTTCAGGCACAGGGTATAAACGTAGGTTCCTGGGCTCCCGGTGTTCTGAATGGAATGGTAGAAAACAGGACTGAGTGGGGACTGCAACTCATACCTATGGATACCTATAAAGAATGGTTTGAATCCGAAATTCCGGAAAATCTGAGATCCAATGTAACCTCTGAATGGGGAGAACCCTGGTCCGAAGACCTGCCTCAAAATAAGAGTGTTATGATCTATGAAAATGAAACCGGAAAATATATTGTAATTCCTACGGTACGCTTCGGAAATGTCTGGCTCATGCCCCAGCCTGCCAGAGGAACAGGACAAAACAATGACACTCTTTACCACAGCAACGTTGTACCTCCCACACACCAGTACATAGCTTTCTATCTCTGGCTACACCACGAGTTCCAGCCTGATGCACTTATTAATATGGGTACTCACGGTACGCACGAGTGGCTTCCGGGTTCTACTTACGGCATGAACCGGACTTCAGACTGGTCTCCTCTCTTGTTGCAGGATACTCCGAATATCTATCCTTACATCGTTGCCAACGTGGGAGAAGGAATAACTGCGGAGTACAGGGGTAATGCCCTGATTATTGACCATCTGACTCCAACCCTTGAGCGTGGTGGGCTTTATGGAGATTTGCAAAACCTTTCAACTAATGTGGAAGGGTATTATGATCCAGGAATTTCTTCTCAGACAAAAGCAGGATACCAAAAAGCCATAGTAAACGAAATAATAGCACTCAACCTAAGTGTTGATCTGGGAATAGATAACGTAACTACTCTTCAAAATTATAATGAAACAGAGTTTGGGAATTTTGTTAAAAATTCACTTCATGAGTATTTGGAAGATATAGGAAATGAAAATATCCCATACGGTATGCATATTCTCAGCCATGTTCCTACGACAAATAAGACAGATCCTGAAAGTGACGAACTTACCGGAATGGTAAGAGCTATGCTTGGAGGAAATTTTGAGGAAAATGTCACTGCTGCCTTCTATCCTGAATCTGCTTATCCTCTCGGAATTCCACTGAATGATACAAAAGTTACTAAACTTGTCTGGGAGGTCGTAACCAATAATACAAGCATTTCCAAGGCGCAAACTGCAGTTTATGGGAAAACTAACAGTACAGTTACACTTGATCTTGAACAGGGGCTGGATTATAAGAACAGGCTTCTTAACTGCGACGTGGAGATTGACAGAATTCTTTCAGCCCTGAGTGGAGGCTTTATCCCACCAGGTTCGGGACTGGACCCAATTATGAACCCTGATGCAGTACCTACAGGGCGCAACTATTACAGCATAAACTCGAAGCTTTATCCTTCAGAGGCAACATGGGAAGTAGGTAAATCTCTTGCAGTCCAGTTGATTGAGGATTACTATAAAGAACATGGGGAATATCCTAAAAAAGTTTCATTTTCAAGATTCGGGGTGGAGTTCATTGCGGATCACGGGACTCTGGAAGCTGAAGTGCTTTATCTGCTCGGAGTAAAACCTGTCTGGGATGAGAACGGATATGTAACCGGAGTTGAAGCTATCCCTGAAGAAGAACTATTGCCAAATTATGATACTTCAAAGCCTGGGAGACCACGTATTGATGTTGTCTACTCAACAGCAGGAATGAGGGATGCTTTCCCGGATAAGATCAAAATGATAGACAGTGCCGTGAAACTTGCAAGTTCTCTTCCTGGCGTAAACTATCCCAACTACGTTAATCAAAGTTCCCTTACACTCTATGACTCTCTGATTGCTGCAGGGTATGACAACGAGACTGCAACAAAACTCTCTACAATGCGCTGTTTTGCAGTAATGGACGGTACTTATGAGATAGGGGTCTCAGACGCTATCAGTGCAAGCGGGACATGGGAGAATGAAGAAGCTATTGCGAACGTATACCTGAACAAGATGGGATACGCTTACGGAGAAGATTTCTGGGGCATCCAGTGCAGACAACTCCTTGAGGGAAACCTCAAAAGCGTTGAAGCATCAGTACATTCGTCTTCTTCAAACCTTTACGACTCCCTTGACAACGATGACCTTTTCCAGTACTTCGGCGGCATGAACCTGGCAACGAGGTATCTTAGCGGCAAGACTCCGGAGATGTATATTTCGGACACAAGTGACCTGGACAGAGCTCAGATGGTGGGAATGCAAGAGTACCTCAGCAAGGATCTGCGAGCCAGATATTTCAATGACAAATGGATAGAAGGAATGCAGAACTCCGGATATTCAGGCGGCAGCATGATGTCCGATTTTGTGAACAACCTTTTCGGCTGGGAGGTAAGTGATCCTGAACTTGTGGACGATACTGTCTGGCAAGATGTGTATGAAACATATGTAAATGATCCTTCTATGAAAGAATGGTTCAAGAAGAATAACCCTAATGCTTACCAATCCGTGACAGCGAGAATGCTTGAGGCAGTCAGGCACGACTACTGGAAACCTTCAGAGGATGTTGTCGAAAATCTTGCAAAGGAATATGAAGAATCCGTGGCAGAGAATGGAGTTTCGTGCTGTCACCATACCTGTGGAAATCCCCTGCTTCATGAGTTCGTAAGTGGAACAGTATCTGTTCCAGGCTACGCTGAGCAAATAGAAACTGCAACTAAAGCTAAAAATCTGGAGACTACAGAGGAGACCCAGAGCAGTAGTGGTAGTCATCATGACCATAATACCGGAAATGCTACCGTAGTACCGAAAACCAGCTCATCCAGCAACCAGACGTCTCAGGATTCAAGTGGAGGATATGGTACAGATACTTCCAAACCTGAACCTGAAGTCAAGAAATCCGCAGATACTGATTATGTTGAAGGGTATGAGATGCAGAAGGATTCTGCCGAAAAACCTGAGAATAATGGGGTCTCATTTTCAGGCTCCGATATCTTCGGAATTCTCTTTGTGGTGGTAGCCGCCGGTGGAATTTACCTGGGTATTCGGAAGAAATAA
- the pyrH gene encoding UMP kinase codes for MLIVLSLGGSILAKNLDPERFLKYADVLRKLSKKHTLLVVAGGGEAARNYIDTARAVGADEVTCDYIGIEITRLNARLLAAALGPDSCPEIPANYLEASKAIRPGKVVVMGGVTPGQTTDAVAAILAEFLRADLLAIATSIDGVYSSDPNCDPSAVKYDKISPEKLINIVMAIEMKAGSKSPVDPVAAKIIERCKLDALVMDARNPAMLEEVLDGEAIKKSPISCGTWVTTKI; via the coding sequence ATGCTCATAGTACTCTCATTAGGCGGTTCAATTCTCGCAAAAAATCTTGATCCTGAACGTTTTTTAAAATACGCGGATGTTCTCCGTAAGCTCTCGAAAAAGCATACTCTGCTTGTGGTAGCCGGAGGAGGGGAAGCGGCAAGGAACTACATTGACACTGCAAGGGCAGTTGGCGCCGATGAAGTGACCTGCGACTACATAGGTATCGAAATTACTCGCCTGAATGCACGCCTTCTTGCTGCAGCCCTTGGGCCCGATTCTTGTCCGGAAATTCCTGCAAATTATCTTGAGGCCTCAAAGGCTATCCGTCCAGGAAAGGTAGTTGTTATGGGAGGAGTTACTCCTGGCCAGACAACGGATGCCGTTGCTGCAATTCTTGCGGAGTTCCTGCGTGCGGACCTGCTAGCAATTGCAACATCTATTGATGGAGTTTACTCCTCGGACCCTAACTGTGACCCTTCGGCAGTAAAATACGATAAAATCTCTCCTGAGAAACTTATAAACATAGTCATGGCAATAGAGATGAAAGCAGGCTCCAAATCTCCTGTTGACCCTGTAGCCGCAAAAATTATCGAGCGCTGTAAACTCGACGCTCTTGTCATGGATGCCCGAAACCCTGCCATGCTTGAAGAAGTTCTCGATGGAGAAGCAATTAAAAAGTCTCCCATATCCTGCGGAACCTGGGTTACGACAAAGATCTAA
- a CDS encoding GNAT family N-acetyltransferase has product MQVEYYTKQQEGKNMINVEYIEGSQEILYLIQPLWERLKDYHQNKSRYFADNYANKRFQDRINELTGDSKVGMKVNLVKDKDTGQYIGYCISTINKEMIGEIDSLYVEKEYRKQGIGNQLMERALEWLDKNKVKSKIIAVGDGNENVIDFYNHYGFHIRKIILGQVSNA; this is encoded by the coding sequence ATGCAAGTTGAGTACTACACTAAACAACAAGAAGGAAAAAACATGATTAATGTTGAGTATATAGAAGGTTCACAAGAGATATTGTATTTAATACAACCTCTGTGGGAGAGACTTAAAGATTATCATCAAAATAAATCGAGATATTTTGCAGATAATTATGCGAATAAAAGATTTCAAGATAGAATTAACGAATTAACAGGTGATTCAAAAGTTGGTATGAAAGTTAACTTAGTAAAAGACAAAGACACAGGACAATATATTGGATACTGCATTAGCACAATTAACAAAGAAATGATAGGGGAAATAGACTCACTGTATGTGGAAAAAGAATATCGCAAACAAGGGATTGGAAACCAATTGATGGAAAGAGCCCTTGAGTGGCTGGATAAAAATAAGGTAAAATCAAAAATAATCGCCGTAGGAGATGGAAACGAAAACGTAATCGATTTTTATAATCATTACGGTTTCCATATAAGAAAAATAATTTTAGGACAAGTTTCGAACGCTTAA
- a CDS encoding ABC transporter permease, with protein MFDLIIRNIMNRKVRSALTVCGIALGIFAVIVMGAMSENFHQTFERSMSVTSDKIRVFSESGVFGGGLTEDKVSDVLRVAGVKDAYGLLMTTFDEDKMGMTGKQILGVPPEKSSVALYPVDLKAGRFLNPGDSYDVVVGSNIQREYKLQIGSKFEIHDKYFTVAGILDYTGSIFDNAVIIPLETAQDLYDVGNSVSYIFAVPDERIDAEMLSKRIELSVKGTSTLSPGELEVQARQSFMIFSVITISSGLLAAIIGGLCVMNTMLMSVAERTREFGILKAIGAETRDILLLTLGEASFMGLFGGILGILVGSVAVYIMNAWLANTRIMLFLITPRLLVIAMLFALLIGALSGLYPAYRASKMSPMEALKHA; from the coding sequence ATGTTTGACCTCATCATCCGAAATATAATGAACCGGAAGGTCAGAAGTGCACTGACAGTCTGTGGAATTGCACTTGGAATCTTTGCAGTTATAGTTATGGGTGCGATGTCAGAAAACTTCCACCAGACCTTTGAGCGCTCCATGAGTGTAACCAGCGATAAAATCCGTGTCTTTTCCGAAAGCGGAGTCTTTGGAGGGGGACTCACGGAAGATAAGGTAAGTGACGTCCTCCGAGTAGCAGGGGTGAAAGATGCGTATGGGCTCTTAATGACCACTTTTGATGAGGACAAAATGGGAATGACCGGGAAGCAGATCCTTGGCGTTCCCCCGGAAAAATCCAGCGTTGCTCTTTATCCCGTGGACCTGAAAGCAGGCCGTTTTCTCAATCCGGGTGATTCCTATGATGTTGTTGTCGGAAGCAACATACAGAGGGAATATAAACTTCAGATAGGAAGCAAGTTTGAGATCCATGACAAGTATTTTACCGTTGCAGGAATTCTGGACTACACAGGCTCTATTTTTGACAATGCGGTAATTATACCTCTCGAAACTGCGCAGGATCTATACGATGTGGGCAATTCGGTTTCCTATATCTTTGCAGTGCCTGATGAGCGAATAGATGCCGAAATGCTCTCCAAACGCATAGAGTTAAGCGTTAAAGGTACAAGCACCCTTTCTCCGGGGGAACTTGAGGTGCAGGCAAGGCAGTCCTTTATGATTTTCAGCGTAATCACCATCAGTTCAGGACTTCTTGCAGCAATCATAGGCGGGCTCTGCGTGATGAATACCATGCTCATGTCAGTTGCCGAAAGGACAAGAGAGTTCGGAATTTTAAAAGCAATTGGGGCCGAAACGAGGGATATTTTACTCCTCACGCTTGGAGAAGCTTCATTTATGGGCCTTTTCGGCGGAATCCTCGGAATTCTGGTAGGTTCCGTTGCCGTCTATATTATGAATGCGTGGCTTGCGAACACGAGGATAATGCTTTTCCTGATAACGCCCAGGCTTCTTGTAATTGCCATGCTCTTCGCCTTATTGATAGGGGCTCTTTCCGGGCTTTATCCTGCTTACAGGGCTTCGAAGATGAGCCCTATGGAGGCTTTAAAACATGCCTGA
- a CDS encoding ribose 1,5-bisphosphate isomerase produces MQKVQETAEKIRNMEIRGAGRIAKAAAEAIRDYAAGLDVASMEEFSARIREVSNFLISTRPTAVSLPNAVKLSSKYSSANVEEARQEIIENANLFIERADKALEKIGKIGSRRIQDGDVIMTHCNSHAALSIITTAFENGKDISIISTESRPRCQGLLTIRHLNNFGIPTTLIVDSAVRYYMKDVDKVIVGADAIAANGALVNKIGTSQLALAAHEARKSFMVAAETFKFSPSTIVGNPIEIEERAVDEIVDLAVISELSHVQVRNPAFDFTPAEYIDMIVTDIGIIPPAMAYTVIKEHLGWELGEI; encoded by the coding sequence ATGCAAAAAGTTCAGGAAACCGCAGAAAAAATACGGAATATGGAAATTCGGGGAGCAGGCAGGATTGCAAAAGCTGCTGCTGAAGCTATAAGGGACTATGCAGCAGGACTGGACGTAGCTTCAATGGAAGAATTTAGTGCCAGAATAAGGGAAGTCTCGAATTTTCTCATAAGTACCCGCCCAACAGCCGTTTCCCTCCCAAATGCCGTAAAACTCTCATCAAAATATTCTTCAGCAAACGTGGAGGAAGCAAGGCAGGAGATCATTGAAAACGCAAACCTCTTTATCGAGAGAGCGGACAAGGCTCTGGAAAAAATAGGAAAAATCGGGTCAAGAAGAATCCAGGACGGAGATGTTATTATGACCCATTGCAATTCCCATGCTGCTCTTTCTATCATCACCACAGCCTTTGAAAACGGAAAGGATATCTCCATAATTTCTACCGAAAGCCGCCCAAGGTGTCAGGGCTTATTGACAATCCGTCACCTTAATAATTTTGGAATTCCCACAACCCTGATTGTAGATTCTGCGGTGCGCTACTACATGAAAGATGTGGATAAGGTTATTGTTGGAGCTGATGCTATAGCAGCTAACGGTGCGCTGGTAAACAAAATCGGAACCTCACAGCTTGCACTTGCCGCCCATGAGGCCAGAAAAAGCTTTATGGTCGCAGCTGAAACTTTCAAATTTAGCCCGAGCACGATTGTCGGAAATCCGATAGAAATCGAAGAAAGAGCTGTAGATGAAATAGTGGATCTGGCAGTTATTTCAGAGCTTTCTCACGTGCAGGTAAGAAATCCGGCTTTTGACTTCACTCCTGCCGAATATATAGATATGATTGTAACCGATATAGGAATCATCCCGCCTGCAATGGCTTACACCGTTATAAAAGAACATCTTGGATGGGAACTTGGTGAAATCTAG
- a CDS encoding winged helix-turn-helix domain-containing protein has translation MNSPLLELIFLSEKRKELLLFLKDGPKTISEIKEKLNVGLVAILPQLKKLRENSLILKTGDTYSLAPLGIAITSRMKPMIDVLNVFGSKYEYWATHAVESIPDPLRERIGELASCTFSEPPDRTHLFEPHREFVENLMKSKKISGIASIFHPLYPSLFLSFAKNGVDVSLLVTRPIYERLNKEYRAEMNEFLKFKNASFYVYDKKIELAYAVTDIFLSLTLPFSDGTYDHKEDVLCFDSQAIKWGEDLFAYYRKISDKITEMN, from the coding sequence ATGAACAGCCCACTTCTCGAATTGATATTCCTTTCCGAAAAAAGGAAAGAACTCCTTTTATTTTTGAAGGATGGGCCCAAAACAATTTCAGAGATTAAAGAAAAACTGAATGTAGGTCTGGTGGCTATTCTCCCTCAACTAAAAAAGCTGAGAGAAAACTCCTTGATTTTAAAGACAGGTGATACCTACAGTCTGGCTCCTCTTGGGATAGCAATAACTAGTAGAATGAAACCAATGATAGATGTATTAAATGTATTCGGAAGCAAATATGAGTATTGGGCAACCCACGCAGTTGAATCCATACCCGATCCTTTGCGTGAAAGGATAGGAGAGCTGGCTAGCTGCACCTTTTCCGAACCTCCTGACAGGACACATCTCTTTGAACCTCATAGAGAATTTGTGGAAAACCTTATGAAATCAAAAAAAATAAGTGGTATTGCCTCGATATTTCATCCTCTTTACCCATCTCTTTTCCTTTCCTTTGCAAAAAATGGAGTTGATGTTTCTCTTCTTGTAACCCGTCCGATTTATGAAAGATTGAATAAAGAGTACAGAGCAGAAATGAATGAGTTTCTTAAGTTCAAGAACGCCAGTTTCTACGTTTACGATAAGAAAATAGAACTCGCCTATGCAGTTACTGATATATTCCTTTCCCTTACCCTACCTTTTTCGGACGGCACCTACGACCATAAAGAAGATGTCCTGTGCTTTGACTCGCAGGCTATTAAGTGGGGAGAAGATCTTTTTGCTTATTATAGAAAGATCTCGGACAAAATAACCGAAATGAACTGA
- a CDS encoding ABC transporter ATP-binding protein: MQVENLSKTYFQGKIPVHALRCACITVRKGELLAIMGPSGSGKSTLLALIGTLEKATDGKIILDGTDLTSVPEKLLPRVRREKIGFIFQHYNLIPTLSALENVELSMRFSRVPKKEREERAKALLEELGLGDRLSHKPSELSGGEQQRVSIARALANKPAVILADEPTGEVDSKTRDSIVRVFKELSEKGQTILVVTHDPEVAKECSRVVRIKDGTTKEDFDKPSFLASCL; this comes from the coding sequence ATGCAGGTCGAAAACCTTTCCAAAACTTATTTTCAGGGCAAAATTCCTGTTCACGCCCTTCGCTGTGCCTGCATAACCGTAAGAAAAGGTGAACTTCTTGCGATAATGGGGCCCTCAGGTTCCGGGAAATCAACTCTTCTCGCCCTTATAGGTACACTTGAAAAAGCGACTGACGGAAAAATCATTCTTGACGGGACGGATCTCACATCTGTGCCTGAAAAACTGCTTCCTCGTGTGAGAAGAGAAAAAATCGGTTTTATCTTCCAGCACTATAATCTGATTCCGACCCTTTCTGCGCTTGAAAATGTGGAGCTTTCCATGCGTTTTTCCAGGGTGCCTAAAAAAGAAAGGGAAGAAAGGGCAAAGGCACTGCTAGAAGAACTTGGACTTGGAGACCGGCTTTCCCATAAGCCTTCGGAATTATCCGGAGGCGAACAGCAGAGAGTCTCTATTGCCAGGGCACTTGCGAATAAGCCTGCTGTTATCCTGGCTGACGAACCTACAGGTGAGGTGGACAGTAAAACCAGAGACTCGATTGTACGAGTTTTTAAAGAATTGAGTGAAAAAGGGCAGACAATTCTTGTTGTGACGCACGACCCCGAAGTCGCAAAGGAGTGTTCGAGAGTGGTTCGGATTAAGGATGGAACAACTAAAGAGGACTTCGATAAACCCAGCTTTTTGGCTAGTTGCTTATAA